One genomic region from Yamadazyma tenuis chromosome 4, complete sequence encodes:
- a CDS encoding uncharacterized protein (EggNog:ENOG503PGRY), whose protein sequence is MLIQIILSTSTLVTGFIIYILKLGGSDQEVSEGTGSSNSTVKSMSVEDYYKSHQSNSKSTSMDSKNWMDINPATNADEITLAPGIDPQTGTTNRLHSKSMPNFNISVSDLDLPLQPHDEIKVLPKSSSTKSHETLIPNSNSDNSIVHMIETADHVKRSKSTGHLKQTITVNKRQQQWKSISVEKNFLENINENLLPSVLKKGESPILALKRKQQSQDFDIEQVDFEYQYQPKKVNFFTSTNMGSKTEEVFDSNDDKRSADLPYISEFGEGHSEEPAMMFEDFDQNSRLEYERTIADFQIPQTYEGSWMSSTQSMRHISLDQWNQNSHIYKNLRTRSGVSLNIPQVFSEHILNDSNVTLTSDGEDLLALPDNRTDNIDHLSDIQSNTRSFEIDQNMDQLVDSEVIHHEVFINNHLSPLFSQSNRSFSAPSLQTFRNVSAGSSSSQGTEYSVTAICRFTTPPPIDLGVSEPPKSSPIRKLYSSPKKLFGKSMDTIDTSSHNYHKHTGSVISNQFSLYSSSSKSGSPKRTSLSRTSSRTKPSRSRSVSPKKSFKSLIRRSSTQSESPVKVTVAPPTLLKQAIVKKQQTEIDFVEDRWELRPMPSVSNSRNSSLPSAVIGEYDREKWNTLKVLNNVS, encoded by the coding sequence CGAAGACTACTACAAATCCCACCAGTCCAACTCCAAATCAACCTCGATGGattcaaagaattggatgGACATCAACCCAGCCACAAATGCTGATGAAATCACTTTGGCTCCAGGAATTGATCCTCAAACAGGTACGACCAATCGACTCCATTCCAAGAGTATGCCCAATTTCAACATCTCGGTCTCAGACTTGGATCTCCCTCTCCAGCCACACGACGAGATCAAAGTACTTCCCAAATCAAGCAGCACCAAAAGCCATGAAACCCTAATACCAAATTCCAACTCGGACAATTCCATTGTTCATATGATAGAAACAGCCGATCACGTGAAAAGGTCTAAATCCACTGGACACTTAAAACAGACCATCACAGTCAACAAACGACAACAACAGTGGAAGTCTATCAGCGTGGAAAAGAACTTTCTCGAGAACATCAACGAGAATTTGCTTCCTTCGGTACTAAAGAAAGGCGAAAGCCCAATTCTTGCGTTGAAGAGGAAACAGCAAAGCCAGGATTTCGATATCGAACAAGTAGACTTTGAATACCAATACCAGCCCAAGAAggtcaacttcttcactTCCACAAATATGGGTTCCAAGACCGAAGAAGTATTTGACCTGAATGATGACAAAAGGTCTGCAGACCTTCCATACATATCTGAGTTTGGCGAAGGGCACTCAGAAGAACCAGCTATGatgtttgaagattttgaccAAAACAGTCGACTTGAATACGAAAGGACCATTGCTGATTTCCAAATCCCCCAAACATACGAAGGGCTGTGGATGAGCAGTACCCAATCGATGAGACACATTTCATTGGACCAGTGGAACCAGAACTCTCACATTTACAAGAACTTAAGGACTCGATCCGGGGTAAGTTTGAACATTCCTCAAGTATTCAGTGAACATATTCTCAACGACAGCAATGTCACCCTCACAAGCGATGGAGAGGATCTTTTAGCACTTCCCGACAACCGGACTGATAATATCGACCATTTGAGCGATATCCAAAGTAACACTAGAAGCTTTGAAATCGACCAGAACATGGACCAGCTAGTGGACCTGGAAGTCATTCACCATGAagttttcatcaacaaccatCTTTCCCCATTGTTTTCCCAGCTGAATCGATCGTTTAGTGCACCTTCGTTGCAAACGTTCAGAAACGTTTCCGCAgggtcttcttcttcccaaGGCACCGAATACTCGGTCACCGCCATCTGCCGATTTACCACTCCACCTCCAATCGATTTGGGGGTTTCAGAACCACCCAAATCTTCACCCATAAGAAAGCTCTACCTGAGccccaagaagttgttcGGCAAGTCCATGGACACCATCGACACCTCGTCTCACAACTACCACAAACACACTGGTTCAGTTATTTCTAACCAGTTCTCCTTATACTCTTCGTCGTCTAAATCAGGGTCTCCTAAGAGAACCTCATTATCCAGGACCTCTTCCAGGACCAAACCCTCCAGATCTCGGTCTGTGTCTCCTAAgaagtccttcaagtccCTCATAAGAAGATCCAGCACTCAGCTGGAGAGCCCGGTAAAGGTTACAGTTGCACCTCCCACTTTGCTAAAGCAGGCTATAGTAAAGAAACAACAAACTGAGATAGATTTCGTGGAGGATCGGTGGGAATTAAGACCCATGCCATCTGTATCGAACTCCAGAAACAGCTCTTTGCCTAGTGCTGTTATTGGGGAGTACGACAGGGAAAAGTGGAATACCCTCAAGGTTTTAAATAATGTATCATAG